Proteins encoded together in one Phoenix dactylifera cultivar Barhee BC4 unplaced genomic scaffold, palm_55x_up_171113_PBpolish2nd_filt_p 001323F, whole genome shotgun sequence window:
- the LOC120108408 gene encoding protein AGENET DOMAIN (AGD)-CONTAINING P1-like has product MEAGASSSRRQRQRPHGAFKEELSMEAGAGSRLRQRRGPYGAFKEVAEPLFSVGAQVEVSRESKNYGAAWLAATIVSMISKSIFLVDCKTPRAVTDRELSTEIVDAQHIRPPPPLALDDEDFRLHDVVEVLYHGGWSLGVVTQISNGSKYIVKLKHHEEEMEFNCFEMRSCQVWEDGQWISYSSQSMKQYSQEELKTRKRGRPAKKSIESETSRRFA; this is encoded by the exons ATGGAGGCAGGGGCGAGTTCCAGTCGGCGGCAGCGGCAGAGGCCTCACGGAGCCTTCAAG GAGGAGCTATCGATGGAGGCAGGGGCGGGTTCCAGGCTGCGGCAGCGGCGGGGGCCTTACGGAGCCTTCAAG GAAGTGGCTGAGCCACTGTTCAGTGTGGGAGCACAGGTCGAGGTCAGCCGGGAAAGCAAGAACTATGGAGCTGCTTGGCTTGCAGCTACTATTGTTAGTATGATCAGCAAGTCCATATTTTTGGTGGATTGCAAGACCCCGAGAGCTGTCACTGACAGAGAGTTGTCGACGGAGATTGTTGATGCTCAACACATTAGGCCTCCACCTCCCCTTGCATTAGACGATGAGGATTTCAGGTTACATGATGTTGTTGAGGTGCTTTACCATGGCGGGTGGTCGCTAGGAGTTGTTACTCAGATTTCTAATGGGTCAAAGTACATTGTCAAGTTGAAGCATCATGAAGAGGAGATGGAGTTTAATTGTTTCGAAATGAGATCCTGCCAGGTATGGGAGGATGGGCAGTGGATCAGCTATTCCTCCCAG AGCATGAAACAATATTCACAGGAGGAGTTAAAGACAAGGAAGAGAGGCAGGCCTGCAAAGAAAA GCATAGAATCGGAAACAAGCAGAAGATTTGCCTGA